The Sphingomonas sp. So64.6b genome includes a region encoding these proteins:
- a CDS encoding integration host factor subunit beta: MIRSELVDMLAQDNPDLALRDVEAIVSTFFDEISRRLAADGRVELRGFGAFSTRARDARTGRNPRTGETVDVVAKRVPYFKPGKEMRARLNV; this comes from the coding sequence ATGATCCGATCCGAGCTTGTCGACATGCTGGCCCAGGACAATCCCGACCTCGCGCTGCGCGACGTCGAGGCGATCGTCAGCACCTTTTTCGACGAGATTTCCCGCCGCTTGGCCGCCGATGGCCGGGTTGAGTTGCGCGGCTTCGGTGCCTTTTCGACCCGAGCGCGCGACGCCCGCACCGGCCGGAACCCACGCACCGGCGAAACCGTCGACGTGGTCGCCAAGCGCGTGCCCTATTTCAAACCGGGCAAGGAAATGCGCGCACGTCTCAACGTGTGA
- a CDS encoding methyltransferase domain-containing protein: protein MVANLSLPPQRSDMKCKLCGSHANLVFGLPYNKKASHPIPDEPDDSWYYQCDNCNFLFSDVIDYRDSHAEIYDETYWENQDPDWYGRVTETFRLVALANEMLNIRLDRAEILDFGCGIGGFIDMGRRSLNLNVWGTDIIPPKVGKDYFLADLGDHKFDIITSCEVIEHLPDPRKIFDLIKSHLKPRGVFAFQTAQWDPESLGRDWWYLGPHNGHISLYSREGLSHVFEDMGGKQRRLWNDYPGVQAWLFESRE, encoded by the coding sequence ATGGTTGCCAATTTATCCTTGCCGCCGCAACGTAGTGACATGAAGTGTAAGTTGTGTGGATCTCACGCAAACTTGGTATTTGGATTGCCATATAATAAAAAAGCTAGCCACCCCATTCCCGATGAGCCGGATGATAGCTGGTATTATCAATGTGATAATTGCAATTTTCTATTTTCAGACGTGATTGACTATCGTGATAGCCACGCCGAGATTTACGATGAAACCTATTGGGAGAATCAGGACCCTGATTGGTATGGGCGCGTTACGGAAACCTTCCGGCTTGTCGCTCTCGCCAACGAAATGCTGAACATCCGCCTAGATCGGGCGGAGATCCTCGATTTCGGCTGCGGCATCGGCGGCTTCATTGATATGGGCCGCCGGTCCCTGAATCTAAATGTATGGGGTACGGACATCATACCGCCGAAGGTCGGCAAAGACTATTTTCTTGCGGACCTGGGAGATCACAAATTTGATATCATCACCTCCTGCGAGGTTATCGAGCATCTTCCAGATCCACGGAAAATATTTGACCTCATAAAATCCCATTTAAAGCCCCGCGGTGTCTTCGCGTTTCAGACCGCACAATGGGATCCGGAATCGCTCGGCCGCGATTGGTGGTATCTAGGCCCACATAACGGACATATCTCACTGTACAGCAGGGAGGGTCTGTCGCATGTCTTCGAGGACATGGGTGGCAAACAACGAAGGCTCTGGAATGACTACCCTGGCGTACAGGCTTGGCTGTTTGAGAGCAGGGAATGA
- a CDS encoding polysaccharide biosynthesis/export family protein: MGDAERGAFELVEVSAPTALPKPPMLPDYQLLPPGFSSRLNAIAPGDVISIVYYEVGVRLFSGGAGSPGGGFDPAAKEQKIGPIEVDQAGLIRLPYTGTVRAAGRTPTELARDIEAALRGKSEDPQVVVSLEAANGSSVIVGGEVVSPGRVRLSGGHEKLLDVITLAGGHRGSTADILFRVNRRDVISEGPLDGLSYSNIGGMPMEPGDRVELLRQVRSYSVLGSPNKVNQYDLPLRRFSLVEALAMAGGPSENLADPAAVFVFRFEQDGEKGGERPVVYHFNMLKPASYFLGQQFYMSNKDVIYIAGAQANQPGKLLQMIGQIFTPIVIARQVAN, translated from the coding sequence ATGGGTGACGCCGAGCGTGGGGCCTTTGAGCTTGTCGAAGTAAGCGCGCCGACAGCACTTCCTAAGCCCCCCATGTTACCTGACTATCAGCTCCTGCCGCCCGGGTTTAGTTCGCGGCTGAACGCCATCGCGCCCGGAGACGTGATCAGCATCGTCTATTATGAAGTAGGGGTAAGGCTTTTTTCCGGTGGAGCAGGTTCGCCCGGCGGCGGATTCGACCCTGCCGCCAAGGAACAGAAAATAGGACCGATTGAAGTGGATCAAGCCGGCCTCATTCGCCTTCCCTATACCGGTACGGTCAGGGCCGCAGGTCGGACGCCGACCGAGCTAGCGCGCGATATCGAGGCGGCCCTTCGCGGAAAATCCGAAGATCCGCAGGTCGTCGTTAGCCTTGAGGCCGCCAACGGCAGTTCTGTGATCGTGGGTGGGGAGGTCGTCAGCCCCGGCCGGGTTCGCCTGTCCGGGGGCCACGAAAAATTGCTCGACGTCATTACGCTTGCTGGCGGACATCGCGGCTCCACGGCTGACATTCTCTTTCGCGTTAATCGCCGCGACGTGATCAGCGAAGGCCCTTTGGACGGCTTGAGTTATTCAAATATCGGCGGCATGCCGATGGAACCCGGCGACCGCGTCGAACTGCTTCGCCAAGTGCGCAGCTATTCAGTCTTGGGAAGCCCTAATAAGGTCAATCAATACGACCTCCCGTTGCGACGTTTTTCGCTCGTCGAAGCACTAGCAATGGCAGGTGGTCCAAGCGAGAATCTCGCTGATCCCGCGGCGGTCTTCGTCTTTCGGTTCGAGCAGGACGGTGAAAAGGGAGGCGAACGGCCCGTCGTTTATCATTTCAACATGCTTAAGCCCGCCTCATATTTCCTAGGTCAGCAATTCTACATGTCGAACAAGGACGTGATCTATATCGCCGGAGCGCAGGCCAACCAGCCGGGCAAGCTCTTGCAGATGATCGGACAGATTTTCACGCCGATCGTAATCGCCCGTCAGGTTGCGAATTGA
- a CDS encoding ABC transporter ATP-binding protein, which produces MKSLPRLVIPGEEPSEVPVRGGGAIVASAINKVYETPTGPKKVLTDINFTVARGQKLAVLGRNGAGKSTLVKLIGGVERPTTGVIRRGMSMSWPLAFGGGFEAGMTGLDNIRFIARIYNSPIAETIERVDDFAELGANLLLPVKYYSSGMRARLAFALTLAIDFDCFLIDEVIAVGDQRFHQKCHDALFRDRREAAMILVSHDTGIIREYCSSALILKNGYGREFSDLDLAISIYATL; this is translated from the coding sequence ATGAAAAGTCTTCCACGCCTCGTAATCCCGGGCGAAGAGCCATCGGAGGTGCCTGTCCGGGGCGGCGGGGCCATTGTCGCAAGCGCGATCAACAAGGTCTACGAAACCCCAACTGGTCCAAAAAAAGTGCTTACCGATATCAACTTCACTGTCGCCAGAGGCCAAAAGCTTGCCGTGCTCGGCCGAAACGGTGCAGGCAAGTCAACACTCGTCAAGCTCATAGGTGGTGTCGAAAGACCTACGACGGGCGTGATACGTCGAGGCATGTCGATGTCGTGGCCACTTGCATTCGGCGGCGGATTTGAGGCGGGCATGACCGGGCTCGATAATATCCGCTTTATCGCGCGTATCTACAACAGTCCTATCGCCGAGACGATCGAGCGGGTTGACGACTTCGCCGAGCTAGGAGCAAATCTTTTGCTCCCGGTGAAATATTATTCCTCAGGCATGCGCGCGCGCCTCGCCTTTGCGTTGACGCTCGCCATCGACTTCGATTGTTTCCTGATCGACGAAGTCATCGCCGTGGGCGATCAGCGCTTCCATCAAAAATGTCACGACGCGCTATTTCGGGATCGCCGCGAAGCCGCCATGATCCTGGTGAGCCACGACACGGGTATCATTCGCGAGTATTGCAGCTCGGCGTTGATATTGAAGAACGGATATGGTCGGGAATTCTCCGATCTGGACTTGGCGATCAGCATCTATGCGACGCTCTAA
- a CDS encoding ABC transporter permease: MTSTLPRLRKKTRTINALLIRELMARFGHHNIGFLWQVIEPLMLTLGVMISWSFIYGERNHGVRVIPLVLTGYTLLTVWRHMVARLTHTFRHGSGLLFHRHVRPADILVARGLLESIGTLISFFVAYIPLQLLDVIKPVDDYLLLLGAWTLMCFFCFGVALIITALAHFSDAFDRVIQPIMYLILPLTGVFYMVYWLPAALRPIVLWSPLVHLSEMFRAGYFGTDVPTTWNVDYILIWVIAVNAIGWVLVLKAQRHIELE; the protein is encoded by the coding sequence ATGACCTCGACCCTCCCACGCCTGCGAAAAAAGACACGGACGATCAACGCTCTGTTGATTCGTGAGCTGATGGCCCGCTTTGGGCATCATAATATCGGGTTTCTCTGGCAGGTCATCGAACCGCTGATGCTTACGCTCGGCGTGATGATTTCCTGGTCTTTCATCTATGGGGAACGCAATCACGGCGTGCGCGTCATTCCGCTCGTTCTGACCGGCTACACGCTCCTGACGGTGTGGCGCCACATGGTCGCCCGCCTCACGCACACCTTCCGCCATGGTTCAGGATTGCTATTCCATCGGCATGTGAGGCCCGCTGACATCCTTGTCGCTCGAGGTTTGTTGGAAAGCATCGGCACCCTGATCTCATTCTTCGTCGCGTATATTCCACTTCAGCTGCTCGATGTGATCAAGCCTGTCGACGATTATCTCTTGCTACTCGGCGCTTGGACGCTGATGTGCTTCTTTTGCTTCGGGGTCGCACTGATTATTACTGCTCTGGCCCATTTTTCTGATGCGTTCGATCGCGTGATTCAGCCGATCATGTATCTTATCCTGCCGCTCACCGGCGTGTTCTACATGGTCTATTGGCTCCCGGCAGCACTTCGGCCGATCGTTCTCTGGTCACCGCTCGTGCACCTGAGCGAGATGTTCAGGGCGGGCTATTTCGGCACTGATGTGCCCACGACCTGGAACGTGGACTATATCTTGATCTGGGTGATCGCGGTCAACGCGATAGGCTGGGTGCTGGTCCTGAAGGCCCAGCGCCATATCGAGTTAGAGTGA
- a CDS encoding TIGR02300 family protein encodes MIKPEWGTKRSCPKCATRFYDLGKDDPVTCLECGSTWNPEPILKSKQPLPFDAPKPELIKKDDDLAGDDEDLDTGEDEEPSPDDEVDLGGDDDLGVDAPIAEDEH; translated from the coding sequence ATGATCAAGCCGGAATGGGGCACGAAGCGATCGTGTCCGAAATGCGCCACCCGTTTCTACGATCTCGGCAAGGATGACCCGGTCACCTGCCTTGAATGCGGATCGACCTGGAATCCCGAGCCGATTCTCAAGTCGAAACAGCCTCTGCCGTTCGACGCGCCCAAGCCTGAACTCATCAAGAAGGACGACGATCTCGCCGGTGACGACGAGGATCTGGACACCGGTGAAGACGAAGAGCCCTCGCCCGATGACGAGGTCGATCTCGGCGGCGACGACGATCTCGGCGTCGATGCGCCGATCGCCGAAGACGAGCATTGA
- the aroA gene encoding 3-phosphoshikimate 1-carboxyvinyltransferase: protein MSHPAPRPLEISNSGPLVGRVIVPGDKSISHRALMLSALAVGESRIEGLLEGEDVLATAAAMRAMGADIVRGDDGIWTVHGVGVGGLLQPEQALDMGNSGTSTRLLMGLVASHGITVTFTGDASLSARPMARVIDPLSMMGADITASPGGRLPLMVRGMNPAVPIGYTLPVASAQVKSAILLAGLNTPGITCVIEPVATRDHSERMLAGFGADLTVEESPEGRVISLVGEAELKPQHIVVPGDPSSAGFWVVAASIVPGSDVLVANVGMNPTRTGLFAALRLMGANIVEENGRIVGGEPVADLRVRHAPLHAIDVPADLAPSMIDEYPVLFVAAACATGRTVARGAHELRVKESDRIAAMAAALGAIGVETEEFDDGLAIRGSGGAPLQGGGTIASLLDHRIAMSMTIAGLVTRDGVTIDDVSPVATSYPMFFQTLDELRGRNLPEQTP from the coding sequence ATGTCGCACCCCGCCCCCCGCCCGCTCGAAATCTCCAACTCCGGGCCGCTGGTCGGCCGCGTCATCGTGCCGGGCGACAAATCGATCAGTCACCGCGCCTTGATGCTGTCCGCGCTGGCGGTCGGCGAAAGCCGGATCGAGGGATTGCTTGAGGGCGAAGACGTGCTCGCGACCGCGGCCGCGATGAGGGCGATGGGTGCCGATATCGTGCGCGGCGATGACGGCATCTGGACCGTGCACGGCGTCGGCGTCGGCGGGTTGCTGCAACCCGAACAGGCGCTCGACATGGGCAATTCGGGTACCTCGACACGGCTGCTGATGGGCCTGGTGGCGAGCCATGGCATCACCGTGACCTTCACCGGCGACGCGTCCCTTTCCGCCCGCCCGATGGCGCGGGTGATCGATCCGCTGTCGATGATGGGCGCCGACATCACCGCGAGTCCCGGCGGGCGCTTGCCGCTGATGGTGCGCGGCATGAACCCGGCAGTGCCGATCGGCTACACATTACCGGTCGCTTCGGCGCAGGTGAAATCGGCCATCCTGCTCGCGGGGCTCAACACGCCCGGCATTACGTGCGTGATCGAGCCGGTCGCGACCCGCGACCATAGCGAACGGATGCTCGCCGGATTCGGCGCGGACCTGACAGTCGAGGAATCGCCCGAGGGACGGGTCATCTCGCTGGTCGGCGAGGCCGAACTCAAGCCGCAGCATATCGTCGTGCCGGGCGATCCGTCGTCCGCGGGATTCTGGGTGGTCGCGGCGAGCATCGTGCCGGGATCGGACGTGCTGGTCGCCAATGTCGGCATGAACCCGACGCGCACCGGCCTGTTCGCCGCGCTGCGGTTGATGGGCGCGAATATCGTCGAGGAGAACGGGCGCATAGTCGGTGGCGAACCGGTCGCCGATCTGCGTGTGCGCCATGCGCCGCTCCACGCGATCGACGTGCCGGCCGATCTCGCGCCGAGCATGATCGATGAATATCCGGTGCTGTTCGTCGCCGCCGCCTGCGCCACGGGCCGCACAGTTGCGCGTGGCGCGCATGAGTTGCGCGTCAAGGAATCGGATCGCATCGCGGCGATGGCTGCGGCGCTGGGCGCGATCGGGGTGGAGACCGAGGAATTCGACGACGGACTCGCCATTCGGGGCAGCGGCGGTGCACCATTGCAAGGCGGCGGCACGATCGCTTCGCTGCTCGACCACCGCATCGCGATGAGCATGACGATCGCCGGGCTGGTCACGCGCGACGGCGTGACGATCGATGATGTCTCGCCAGTCGCAACAAGCTATCCTATGTTCTTCCAGACGCTCGACGAATTGCGGGGACGGAATTTGCCGGAACAGACGCCATGA
- the rfaE2 gene encoding D-glycero-beta-D-manno-heptose 1-phosphate adenylyltransferase: MSIYLPERLAFAGARVLVIGDIMLDMFRYGSVTRISPEAPVPVMHVSSEHAMLGGAGNVLANLAALECFCGLIAVVGDDKSGLQCQRMLSSIGVDPTLLIVAPSRVTTLKTRLVSGSQQLLRCDEEDASPLGTEIETQIIARFDAAIAKYNAVAISDYAKGMLSDRVLRHVIEHCRRLDIPVVVDPKRRDLTAYAGATAIKPNRSELAAFIGTPCSNLSISRVAAEHAMATTGSSILLTLSEDGMALFRPGMEMQHFHATATEVYDVSGAGDTALAIFSAGIAARLAMDEAAMLANAGAGAVVRKLGTATLSRAELSRAVAAVDEPRIGAVCGIDDAARLVAHWKDEGLRVGFTNGCFDIVHAGHIEILRQARARCDHLVVGLNSDKSVARLKGPNRPIQPETSRAQVLAAIDAVDLVVIFDDDTPLELIKALMPTELIKGADYTEDAVVGAREVKADGGRVHLIELVPGLSTTRAVERIQQGLEIAR; encoded by the coding sequence GTGTCAATCTATCTCCCGGAAAGACTGGCGTTTGCCGGAGCACGTGTGCTTGTCATCGGCGACATCATGCTCGACATGTTTCGATATGGCTCGGTAACCAGGATCTCGCCTGAGGCGCCAGTGCCAGTCATGCATGTGTCGAGCGAGCATGCGATGCTCGGCGGTGCTGGTAACGTACTCGCGAACCTTGCGGCTCTGGAATGCTTCTGTGGGCTTATCGCCGTCGTCGGCGACGATAAATCGGGCCTCCAGTGCCAGCGGATGCTGTCGTCGATCGGCGTGGACCCGACACTGCTCATCGTCGCACCAAGCCGCGTGACAACGCTCAAGACACGCCTTGTCAGCGGCAGCCAGCAGTTGCTGCGCTGCGACGAAGAGGATGCGTCCCCGCTCGGTACTGAGATCGAGACGCAGATCATTGCCCGGTTTGACGCTGCAATAGCGAAGTACAACGCCGTCGCGATTTCGGATTACGCGAAAGGAATGCTCAGCGACCGAGTTCTCCGACATGTAATCGAACACTGCCGCCGGTTGGACATTCCGGTCGTCGTCGATCCCAAGCGACGAGATTTGACGGCCTATGCTGGCGCGACCGCAATCAAGCCGAACCGAAGTGAACTCGCTGCCTTTATCGGGACGCCCTGTTCGAATCTTTCCATCAGCCGCGTCGCTGCGGAGCATGCAATGGCGACGACGGGATCTTCGATCTTGCTGACCCTGTCCGAGGACGGAATGGCCCTGTTTCGACCAGGCATGGAGATGCAGCATTTTCACGCCACAGCGACCGAAGTGTACGATGTGTCAGGTGCTGGCGATACCGCGCTGGCGATATTCTCCGCCGGGATCGCCGCTCGTCTCGCCATGGACGAGGCCGCGATGCTGGCCAACGCGGGCGCTGGCGCGGTCGTGCGCAAGTTGGGCACCGCCACGCTTAGTCGCGCCGAGCTTTCCCGGGCGGTTGCTGCGGTCGACGAACCCAGGATAGGCGCCGTTTGCGGTATTGATGACGCTGCACGGCTGGTCGCACACTGGAAGGACGAGGGCTTGCGGGTCGGTTTCACGAATGGCTGTTTTGATATCGTCCATGCTGGTCACATTGAAATCCTACGCCAAGCGCGGGCCCGGTGTGATCATCTCGTGGTTGGTCTCAACAGCGACAAGTCGGTGGCCCGGCTCAAAGGCCCGAACCGCCCCATCCAGCCCGAGACCTCGCGTGCCCAAGTGCTGGCCGCGATAGATGCCGTCGATCTTGTTGTGATTTTCGACGACGATACTCCCCTTGAACTGATCAAGGCGCTGATGCCGACAGAGTTGATCAAGGGTGCCGATTATACCGAGGACGCGGTAGTGGGCGCGCGCGAGGTCAAGGCGGATGGTGGTCGGGTCCATTTGATCGAACTGGTCCCGGGTCTTTCCACGACGCGAGCAGTTGAGCGCATTCAGCAGGGGTTGGAAATTGCGCGGTAA
- the rfaD gene encoding ADP-glyceromanno-heptose 6-epimerase, producing MILITGGAGFIGANVVAALQGRRPIAVADRFGTDDKWKNLRHAGLDMLIFPEEIESFLAENGNSVSSVIHMGAISATTERDVDLIVRSNIRLSRMLWDFCARRGVPFIYASSAATYGDGNLGFEDRSDDAYLSTLRPLNAYGWSKLAFDHMVSDIVHRGEPAPPRWAGLKFFNVYGPREQHKGPMRSVMTANFEQLRDGASLKLFRSDRPDYADGGQMRDFIYVEDCVAVIAWMLDHDFPSDLYNVGTGHGGTWVEAGEAMFAAVGRQSAIEFIDMPPSLVGRYQYFTQARMEKLAAIGAPVPATSLHDGVAATYAYLAAESE from the coding sequence ATGATTCTCATTACAGGTGGCGCAGGCTTTATCGGCGCAAATGTCGTTGCAGCCCTGCAGGGGCGCCGACCGATCGCTGTGGCCGACAGGTTCGGGACGGATGACAAATGGAAAAACCTACGTCACGCGGGCTTGGATATGTTGATCTTTCCCGAGGAGATCGAGAGTTTTCTCGCCGAGAACGGCAATTCTGTGTCAAGCGTGATCCATATGGGCGCGATCAGCGCGACGACTGAGCGCGATGTCGACCTGATCGTTCGCAGCAATATTCGGTTGAGCCGGATGCTCTGGGATTTCTGTGCTCGGCGCGGCGTTCCCTTCATCTATGCCTCCTCGGCCGCAACCTATGGCGACGGCAATCTAGGCTTCGAGGATCGTTCGGACGATGCTTATCTAAGCACATTGCGGCCGCTGAATGCATATGGCTGGAGCAAACTTGCGTTCGATCACATGGTGTCTGATATCGTGCACCGAGGCGAGCCCGCTCCTCCGCGCTGGGCCGGCCTGAAATTCTTCAACGTCTACGGTCCGCGCGAACAGCATAAGGGGCCGATGCGTTCGGTGATGACCGCCAATTTCGAACAACTGCGCGACGGCGCAAGCCTTAAGCTGTTTCGATCTGATCGCCCCGACTATGCCGATGGCGGGCAAATGCGCGATTTCATCTATGTAGAGGATTGCGTGGCGGTCATCGCATGGATGCTCGATCACGATTTCCCCTCAGACCTCTATAATGTCGGCACCGGGCACGGCGGGACATGGGTTGAGGCCGGAGAAGCGATGTTCGCGGCAGTGGGCCGCCAATCAGCGATCGAATTTATCGACATGCCGCCCAGCCTAGTCGGTCGGTACCAGTATTTCACACAGGCGCGGATGGAGAAACTCGCCGCAATTGGTGCGCCGGTCCCGGCGACCAGCCTGCATGACGGCGTGGCGGCTACCTATGCATATCTGGCGGCCGAGAGCGAATGA
- the rpsA gene encoding 30S ribosomal protein S1 — protein sequence MATQAHPTRDDFAAMLEETLGAADSFEGRVVKGTVTGIENDLAVIDVGLKSEGRVPLREFAAPGQKADLKVGDEVEVYVDRVENVHGEAMLSRDRARREAAWDKLETEFAKTARVEGTIFGRVKGGFTVDLNGAVAFLPGSQVDIRPVRDVTPLMDIPQPFQILKMDRKRGNIVVSRRAILEETRAEQRSGLILSLAEGQIIDGVVKNITDYGAFVDLGGIDGLLHVTDLSYKRVGHPSEVLNIGDTVKVQIIRINKDTQRISLGMKQLESDPWEGAMVKYPVGAKLSGRVTNITEYGAFVELEAGIEGLVHVSEMSWTKKNVHPGKIVSTSQEVDVIVLEVDPEKRRISLGLKQAQANPWEAFAEAHPIGSTVEGEVKNATEFGLFIGLDNDVDGMVHMSDIAWGVSGEDALNLHRKGETVQAVVLDIDAEKERISLGMKQLERGAPAVGATGGAAAASGGGSGGLNKNAIVTVTVLEVRDAGLEVQVGDDGATGFIKRTDLGRDRDEQRPERFQVAQKFDAMVTGFDRSKKPTFSIKAMQISEEKQAVAQYGSSDSGASLGDILGAALKAQSGENKK from the coding sequence ATGGCCACTCAGGCACATCCAACCCGCGACGATTTCGCCGCCATGCTCGAAGAGACGCTCGGCGCCGCCGACAGCTTCGAAGGCCGCGTCGTCAAGGGCACCGTTACCGGAATTGAAAACGACCTGGCCGTCATCGACGTTGGCCTGAAGTCGGAAGGCCGCGTGCCGCTGCGCGAATTCGCAGCGCCGGGCCAGAAGGCCGACCTGAAGGTCGGTGACGAAGTCGAAGTCTATGTCGACCGCGTCGAGAACGTCCATGGCGAAGCGATGCTGTCGCGCGACCGCGCACGCCGCGAAGCCGCATGGGACAAGCTGGAAACCGAATTCGCCAAGACCGCCCGCGTCGAGGGCACGATCTTCGGCCGCGTCAAGGGTGGCTTCACCGTCGACCTGAACGGCGCCGTGGCGTTCCTGCCCGGTTCGCAGGTCGATATCCGCCCGGTCCGCGACGTGACCCCGCTGATGGACATCCCGCAGCCGTTCCAGATCCTGAAAATGGACCGCAAGCGCGGCAACATCGTCGTGTCGCGCCGCGCGATCCTCGAAGAGACTCGCGCAGAACAGCGTTCGGGCCTGATCCTTTCGCTCGCGGAAGGCCAGATCATCGACGGCGTGGTCAAGAACATCACCGATTATGGTGCGTTCGTTGATCTCGGCGGCATCGACGGCCTGCTGCACGTCACCGATCTCAGCTACAAGCGCGTCGGTCACCCGAGCGAAGTGCTGAACATCGGCGACACCGTGAAGGTGCAGATCATCCGCATCAACAAGGACACGCAGCGCATTAGCCTCGGCATGAAGCAGCTCGAGAGCGATCCGTGGGAAGGCGCGATGGTCAAGTATCCGGTCGGCGCCAAGCTGTCGGGCCGCGTGACCAACATCACCGAATATGGCGCATTTGTCGAACTGGAAGCGGGCATCGAAGGCCTGGTTCACGTGTCGGAAATGAGCTGGACCAAGAAGAACGTCCATCCGGGCAAGATCGTCTCGACGAGCCAGGAAGTCGACGTCATCGTGCTCGAGGTCGATCCCGAGAAGCGCCGCATCTCGCTCGGTCTCAAGCAGGCCCAGGCCAATCCGTGGGAAGCCTTTGCCGAAGCACACCCGATCGGTTCGACCGTCGAAGGCGAAGTCAAGAACGCGACCGAATTCGGCCTGTTCATTGGCCTCGACAACGATGTCGACGGCATGGTCCACATGTCGGACATCGCCTGGGGCGTGTCGGGTGAGGACGCCCTCAACCTGCACCGCAAGGGCGAGACGGTTCAGGCCGTCGTGCTCGACATCGACGCCGAGAAGGAGCGCATCTCGCTCGGCATGAAGCAGCTCGAGCGCGGCGCACCCGCGGTCGGCGCGACCGGCGGTGCTGCCGCTGCAAGCGGCGGCGGTTCGGGCGGCCTCAACAAGAACGCGATCGTCACGGTCACCGTGCTCGAAGTCCGCGATGCGGGCCTCGAGGTTCAGGTCGGCGACGATGGCGCGACCGGCTTCATCAAGCGCACCGATCTCGGCCGCGATCGCGACGAGCAGCGTCCGGAGCGGTTCCAGGTCGCGCAGAAGTTCGACGCGATGGTCACTGGCTTCGATCGTTCGAAGAAGCCGACCTTCTCGATTAAGGCGATGCAGATCTCCGAAGAGAAGCAGGCCGTGGCCCAATATGGTTCATCCGATTCGGGTGCATCGCTCGGCGACATCCTCGGCGCGGCGCTCAAGGCGCAGAGCGGCGAGAACAAGAAGTAA
- the cmk gene encoding (d)CMP kinase, which translates to MVIAVDGPAASGKGTIARALAKHYGLPHLDTGLLYRAVAANVSRLELDHSIEADAVAACDFDDSLLDDDALRSDEVGKLASVVSAHPLVRASLFHRQRRFAQQPGGAVLDGRDIGTVIAPDATAKLFIRATPTIRAKRRHAELRDRGSTVSMDKVLTDIRARDFRDSTRSAAPLVPANDAALLDTSFLSIEASVQRAIALVEDRRRIKANSGPS; encoded by the coding sequence TTGGTGATCGCCGTCGACGGCCCCGCCGCATCGGGCAAGGGCACGATCGCGCGCGCGCTGGCGAAGCATTACGGCCTGCCGCATCTCGACACCGGTCTGCTCTATCGCGCGGTCGCCGCCAATGTCAGCCGGCTCGAACTCGATCACAGCATCGAAGCCGATGCGGTCGCGGCGTGCGATTTCGACGATTCGCTGCTCGATGACGATGCCTTGCGCAGCGACGAGGTCGGCAAGCTCGCCTCGGTGGTTTCGGCACATCCACTGGTGCGCGCGTCACTGTTCCACCGCCAGCGTCGCTTCGCACAACAGCCGGGTGGCGCAGTGCTCGACGGACGCGATATCGGCACGGTGATCGCCCCCGACGCGACCGCCAAGCTGTTCATCCGCGCGACGCCGACGATCCGCGCCAAGCGCCGTCATGCCGAATTGCGCGACCGTGGGTCGACGGTCAGCATGGACAAGGTGCTGACCGACATCCGCGCTCGCGACTTTCGCGATTCGACGCGCAGTGCAGCGCCACTGGTGCCGGCCAACGATGCGGCGCTGCTCGACACAAGCTTCCTGTCGATCGAGGCATCGGTGCAGCGTGCGATCGCGCTGGTCGAAGACCGGCGGCGGATCAAGGCCAATAGCGGCCCGTCCTGA